CCATGCCAAGTACAAACCTACCCGAAACCCCTGGACACATCCTCAGAAGGGCTATGTGCATGCCAGCTGGGAATCGTACCCctaactcgtagtgtagacatagccgcaGAGAGAACATCGGATAGATAGAGGGTCTATGTTGCATGTGAATTAGTGGTGATGCAGGTCAGAAGGGGAATGCAGGCTTCAGCTTTTTGCCATCAGTGAGTCAGGTTCAAATGGGACTTAAGGGCACAACTGGAAGAACTTTTACTGGGGCTAAACTTAGTCCTTTTTGGGGCTCATCATACAAAAATCAGCATACAGAGAGACTtaagggctggaatagcaggggggctgcaggacaagactgaggggcattggcagagctgtgtggggagcccagcactggaatagcaggggggctgcagggcaggactgaggggcattggcagagctgtgtggggagcccagcactggaatagcaggggggctgcagggcaggactgaggggcattggcagagctgtgtggggagcccagcactggaatagcaggggggctgcagggcaggactgaggggcattggcagagctgtgtggggagcccagcactggaatagcaggggggctgcagggcaggactgaggagCATTGGCAAAGCTAGGGTGGGGGGACCAAAAACTCAAAGCAGGATCTTTCAGATAATTCTCTCTTTTTTCCAGTTGTGCCTGACATAGAACCTGTCACTGATGACTTTGGTAAGTTCATTCTTCCGACAATAGTGGGACCACTCGGGGCCTTCCTTTTCCTACTCCCAGCTGTATCACCATTAGAGATCCCCTTCACCTCACACACAGAGTCCAACTTTCTCCATTGCCCCTAACTCCAGCTGTAACTCTCCAGAAATTCCACTTCCTTTACACACTTGTTTTTTGTCAGCAGGTCTGCCTGATACTGAGGGCATAGTAGCAGATGAACAAGGTGCGTACAACTGCTTTATTAATATAAATGATGTCTCTCTTGTGAAGGAGACATTAACCTGATCTCCCTTCTGGCCTGTCTCTGGGTCGGTACCTAAGGCTGACACCCCAAGGCAAGGTTTGATCAAGGGTGGAGAGGAACTGCACTATTAGAAGGAATGTGAGCTCCCTTTTGCCCCACCTCTGGGGGTACCAGTGCCCATACCACAGGGCATTAGTGGGGCAAAGGATACTGCTTTGTTAAAGGAGCTGCTGTCCCTTGGGTAAGACATTCCCCGTGCTCCCTCCTTTACACTTAAGGGCCCCTGTTTTTCACTGTCTATTTTAGAAAATAGCAAATAATCCAAAATTCACAAATCCTTTGTTTTCTAGTTCCGACTGCCAGTGTAAACACAACAGAGATACCaggtatgtttagttttgagattCAAAGTAGGGGACATGGAGCTGTCACCTTTAGGGCATCATTTCCTATCCAGTGGGAACATAGAAATAGCCAGATTGGATCAGACCGGACCTGACCAGATTCATTTGGGcagtactagatgcttcagagggaggtgcaagtactggtcactgtcagaagacagaatactggattagatggaccattggtctgacccagtatggctattcttatattCAAGTAACCCCATGCTGGACAGTTATGGAACAATCTGCCcacaggggaagtttcttccttaCCCCACAAGAAATGTGGCTGAGTTCTAATGTGcagcatgaggttttatatcctttataaatctgtatcttaAATAATATGGCTGCAGATGATATTATTTGCATAAATGTCCATTCAGAATTATTCTAAACTCTGAGTAATATTGTGTTAGTAAGATCCACAGGTTAATTGTATACCGTACTGAATGTTCTCTCGTTTTTGAATTATGAGCTAAGGGGAATAGAAATGCTTTATCCTCATCTTCTAGACCATTTATTATTTAGTATGACACCTTTTTCTTGGCCTTTCTTCTCCAAACAGTCCCAGCACCTCAAGAATATCATGAAATGGGGTATGGAGCCTTTAATCTCTTGAGCAGTAGATCCAATCCAGCCCCAGTTTGGAGGCTTTTGTAAAATGAATTGAGGCTTGCCGTCCAGTGCCTAGTGAACTTGTGTCCACATCACAACCACCATTGTCATTCATTTTCACCTGTGTGTGTTTCCCAGAATGCCGTGAGGAGCAGTTCCCTTGCACACGCCTGTACTCCGTCCACAAACCTGTGAAACAGTGTATCAGTTACCTGTGTGTTACCAGGTAAGAAGCCTGCAATCCCCAGGAGAAAAACCAACTCACTATCACAAAGAGCACATCCAGCTCAGAAAGTGTGCTCTCTATGGAGACACAAGGGTTCTATCCCTAGTTCTAGTCCCTACAAGGGAAGGGAAGTGCGTGAAGTGAATCCTAAGAGTGTACTTGAGGTTCTTATCTAATGCAGCATAATACTTAATATATCTGTAACTCTTTGAAGTTGTAAAATGTTCTGTGagctattaattatttttatgtattgGGCGAAATCTTGAAGTCTCTACACAGGCAAAATGCCTTGTTGACATCAATAGGGGTTTTCCCTTAGTAGGGACTGACTGGAACTCAGGATTTGCCTCCTTGTTTGAAGGATTATTACCTATATCACTTTTTGTTCTCATGaatctcagtctctctctgtttctctcccatCCTTGACATGATTCTGGTGGCCACTCACCCCCTCAGTGTGCGTCGCATGTACATAATAAACAAGGAGGTGTGCTCTCGTGTGATCTGCAAGGAGGATGAATTCATGCAAGGTGAgtgacagctgggctgggcggaggagcagcagagcagagctctgtggggaaggggagcagtCTTGTCCAGGTGTGCTTTCCTTTATAAGAAACTACAGTGCCTGTCAAGTGACATTTCTCTCTGGGGGAACTAGTGGTTGATGGGGCAGTGGCACAAGGTGGGCTGGCCTTTAAAGAGGTTGGGGCTCAACTTCCAACCCTCCTAGGCTCCCCTCACTCCCTTCTTAGTGACAGGGGTGGCTGTACCACCTTATAAGGTGGTATCATGGGGGGAACCCACACCCATCCCTACTAAAGTGGCCCTGTAACCTACACTGTGCAGTCTACAAAATGGAACCTGATGCAACTTCTTCCcttttacctctctatttgggGGAGATATTTCCCTGTATCCTCCAGGCTCTCCCACAACCATGGACACAGTCTTTCCTGTGAACATAGCCCGTTTCCCCAAAGTCACAGCTCTTACCAGAGCAGACCTTCCTGGTGTGTCCCACTTCTCCACACCAGAAACATAATTAGCAGACTCTTTCCTCTCCTTGTCCCTGCTTCCAGAATCTGCTTCATAGTAGCCAGCTTCCAAGATTCCTGCTGCCTGTCAAACTGCCCTGGGTGTCTCTTCCCTGGGCCCTGACTACAGCTGGTCATCTTCCTTAGTTAATCAGACTTCACACTGAGAGTCTCACTAACCCTTCCCTTTTGAGAGTCTGGTTTATTAAAGTTCAAAACACCATAAGTTGTTCATCCAGGTTTCTTAGTCTTGTCACTGCTGAGGCTTTCCTCTAGCAGGTTCCTGTTCCCTGCAggtctccctcccagacccaccaAGCAGATGTGTAGAGCTACACAGCCTAGGCCTTCTCCATGGACCTTTTCTAGCTGTTCAGCTCTTTAATGCAGCAGTCACTCCCAGATTTGCTCTTCCTGGAGTCTCTTTTCTGACTGAACTCAGGCTGCCCTTATATCCCCTAGCTGGCCTTGTTTTCACTCCCATGCTCCCCATCCTATGACCCTTGTGTTCATTTCCTCCTCCTGCAGAGGTGGGCTAAGTCTGGCAGAGATGAGGCTGGTTCCCATCCTTGTGACAGGCCTAATTCTGCTGTTTACACACATGAGCTGcaatgtataaatgtataaacTGCACTTCATGCATGCAGGGTGTAATTGATTATGCTAGCATTCACAGCCAATAATATGGTGTCTAAATTAATGTTAAAGGAACAGGGGTAGCCCTGGTGTA
The Eretmochelys imbricata isolate rEreImb1 chromosome 1, rEreImb1.hap1, whole genome shotgun sequence DNA segment above includes these coding regions:
- the MFAP5 gene encoding microfibrillar-associated protein 5 is translated as MMTFGARALLCIIALSVLPADWFLPMVNCQVTPIPTIVPDIEPVTDDFGLPDTEGIVADEQVPTASVNTTEIPECREEQFPCTRLYSVHKPVKQCISYLCVTSVRRMYIINKEVCSRVICKEDEFMQDEICRQLAGLPPRRIRRSGQPRGPPCRLGQNKELNKPDAL